In Acropora muricata isolate sample 2 chromosome 11, ASM3666990v1, whole genome shotgun sequence, one DNA window encodes the following:
- the LOC136889811 gene encoding peptidyl-prolyl cis-trans isomerase G-like, producing MADPVALGTNNLPSTPRVGEKVILEERSVAVEDRVLEVDEIQVGESSINGEVDDPKLNQNENDGEGEHDSQERNEAVREGEEEEESDRQHENHDTIEEPQNEGDVGQDDAKAPQIEAGKPLDESEKGKEEDASYSEEESIGESDSESDSEYSSTESSDEEHTDHSSGDGEKSDEEEREGDEENDAEEDVIVEDEDASEDHAVKKNEKNEKVENEWEEGEDKVPKAEQQDQTNEEEEKWNPSIIPRRTTFWGHDDRWSDTAEEERRKPTNRKLWDRTTDRWEHDMYREEEQGPKTREEKEASAQWLERGGGRRGRRRYNLQEFVTSGQRGGRGSRGRMRMRMDDEEFQENDRNKENQAPQQRMRNDRPDRQRRRQRREEDTEGGERPRGGFERPERDGWQDRGDNDGRRRSERRHWGDEGEGSDYELRERNERNRRRQRNYDKSEQDYEGSGRYEQNRNRTFDERRDRDRRRGQDDSYNRSRKRDFDDNSEGREQRRQNERRRNDGRSNIDSQVRQPEERRREEQRDRRKEENSRQDNRRGGFGDPQKERSDSKETKAQRTKRDVDQGVNEEQTSAPTRVVAKASPSDNPHSYSKLRGRGRGRGQTQELKKSRKNAADFTREREEARRREAEEKQRQAQEEHFEDAEEERDEGALMEAEHGTGNSNVDYSHHEEQYETEDYDQGVEQNEVAEGDATAPGEPEGTSEGQRTNKRPEAKKTKDTSPKKAAAASSPGPTAQGAQATAKPKRYSSQRQRTAAQQIPVAVQQTMGPQMGAMYPDQAYYEQMGYQGLYVPSGTPPTHSVPMPVMQQQQQQQPQPDVMLRQEMPVPSGDQPEMPPAIPLTAAGPQPMGALQHETMIHQQLAAAVAAQQNMAAAENLQGPRAPQPAGMSPQQQQQMLAAQLQMQVQQNMPASSLGSIPQPNLVPSGMSPQSAAGFVPHPNYPGIQSFPGQPMLYNGSQFPLMNVGLNHFMAPQMYGLQMQGGTFYPPQSTAMQQQPQGQQPAVETSQQQQNRRRPTAAIPIKSPQERN from the exons ATGGCTGATCCAGTGGCCTTGGGAACAAATAATTTGCCATCAACGCCAAGAGTTGGTGAGAAG GTAATTCTAGAAGAGAGAAGTGTAGCAGTTGAAGACAGAGTTCTTGAAG TTGATGAAATTCAGGTTGGAGAGTCTTCTATTAATGGAGAGGTAGATGATCCCAAACTgaatcaaaatgaaaatgatgGAGAAGGGGAACATGACTCTCAGGAAAGAAATGAAGCTGTcagagaaggagaagaagaagaagaatctgATCGGCAGCATGAAAATCATGATACAATCGAAGAACCTCAAAATGAAGGTGACGTTGGGCAAGATGATGCTAAAGCCCCACAAATAGAAGCTGGGAAGCCCCTTGATGAAAGTGAGAAAGGAAAAGAGGAAGATGCATCGTATTCAGAGGAGGAAAGTATAGGAGAGAGTGATTCAGAGTCTGACAGTGAATACTCGTCGACAGAGTCATCAGATGAAGAACATACTGATCACAGTTCAGGTGACGGAGAG aaaagtgatgaagaagaaagagaaggtGATGAAGAAAATGATGCAGAGGAGGATGTTATTGTAGAAGATGAAGATGCCAGTGAGGATCATGctgtgaaaaaaaatgaaaaaaatgagaaagtgGAAAATGAATGGGAAGAAGGAGAAGACAAGGTACCCAAAGCAGAGCAACAAGATCAAACT AATGAAGAAGAGGAAAAATGGAATCCATCAATTATCCCACGCCGAACAACATTCTGGGGCCATGATGACCGATGGTCTGACACTGCAGAAGAAGAGAG GAGAAAACCAACCAACAGGAAATTGTGGGATAGAACAACTGACCGGTGGGAACATGACATGTACCGTGAAGAAGAGCAAGGTCCAAAAACAAGAGAAGAGAAAGAG GCTAGTGCTCAATGGCTCGAAAGGGGAGGAGGTCGTCGTGGAAGACGGAGATACAACTTACAGGAATTTGTGACAAGTGGTCAACGTGGTGGCAGAGGGTCAAGAGGGAGAATGAGAATGAGAATGGATGATGAGGAATTTCAAGAAAATGATAGAAACAAGGAAAATCAAGCTCCACAACAAAGAATGAGAAATGACAGACCAGATCGACAAAGAAGAAGACAGAGGAGAGAAGAAGATACAGAAGGTGGAGAAAGACCAAGAGGGGGATTTGAGAGACCAGAGAGAGATGGATGGCAAGACAGGGGAGATAATGATGGCAGACGTAGAAGTGAAAGAAGACATTGGGGTGATGAAGGAGAAGGTTCTGACTATGAATTAAGGGAACGTAATGAGAGGAACAGAAGGCGGCAAAGGAATTATGATAAAAGCGAACAGGATTATGAAGGTAGTGGTAGGTATGAACAAAATAGAAATAGGACTTTTGATGAGAGAAGGGATCGTGATAGAAGAAGAGGACAAGATGATAGTTATAATAGATCCAGAAAGAGAGATTTTGATGATAACTCAGAAGGGAGAGAGCAGAGGAGACAAAATGAGAGAAGAAGAAATGATGGAAGGAGTAATATTGATTCCCAAGTCAGGCAACCTGAGGAGAGACGTAGAGAAGAACAACGAGACAGAAGGAAGGAGGAAAATAGCAGACAAGATAATCGCAGAGGAGGATTTGGTGATCCACAAAAAGAAAG AAGCGATTCAAAAGAAACAAAGGCACAGAGGACAAAAAGGGATGTGGATCAAGGAGTAAATGAAGAGCAAACTTCAGCTCCAACTAGGGTAGTGGCAAAAGCCTCCCCCAGTGATAACCCTCATAGTTATAGTAAACTCAGAGGGAGAGGCAGGGGAAGAGGGCAGACCCAGGAGTTGAAAAAATCACGGAAAAATGCGGCAGATTTTACTCGAGAGAGGGAAGAGGCACGGAGAAGAGAGGCAGAGGAGAAGCAGAGGCAGGCACAAGAAGAACACTTTGAGG ATGCAGAAGAGGAAAGGGATGAAGGTGCTCTAATGGAGGCAGAGCATGGCACAGGCAACAGTAATGTGGATTACAGTCATCATGAAGAACAATATGAAACAGAGGACTATGACCAAGGAGTTGAGCAAAATGAG GTTGCTGAAGGAGATGCAACAGCTCCTGGGGAACCAGAAGGAACAT CTGAAGGACAGAGGACAAACAAAAGGCCTGAAGCCAAGAAAACAAAGGACACCTCACCAAAGAAAGCCGCTGCAGCTTCATCTCCAGGACCAACAGCACAGGGTGCACAGGCGACAGCAAAACCCAAACGCTATTCATCGCAGAGGCAACGAACGGCAGCTCAGCAAATACCAGTTGCAGTGCAGCAGACAATGGGGCCGCAGATGGGAGCCATGTATCCAGACCAAGCTTATTATGAACAGATGG GATATCAAGGCCTGTATGTTCCATCAGGGACCCCTCCCACCCACTCCGTGCCTATGCCTGtcatgcaacaacaacaacaacagcaaccgCAGCCTGACGTTATGCTGCGACAAGAAATGCCTGTCCCATCTG GTGATCAGCCTGAGATGCCACCCGCGATACCTTTGACAGCAGCTGGTCCTCAACCAATGGGAGCCCTTCAGCATGAGACCATGATTCACCAACAGCTTGCTGCAGCTGTTGCAGCTCAGCAGAATATGGCTGCGGCAGAGAATTTGCAAGGACCGAGAGCACCACAGCCTGCTGGTATGAGTCctcagcaacaacaacaaatgttAGCAGCACAGTTGCAGATGCAAGTTCAGCAAA ATATGCCGGCCTCTTCACTGGGATCAATCCCACAACCCAACCTGGTACCATCAGGAATGAGCCCACAGTCAGCTGCTGGTTTTGTACCGCATCCAAATTATCCTGGAATCCAGTCCTTTCCAGGCCAACCAATGTTGTACAATGGTTCACA GTTTCCGCTAATGAATGTTGGACTAAATCATTTCATGGCTCCACAG ATGTACGGTCTACAAATGCAAGGAGGGACATTTTATCCCCCACAATCCACCGCGATGCAACAACAGCCGCAGGGCCAACAACCAGCAGTTGAAACATCTCAGCAGCAGCAAAACAGACGAAGACCGACAGCCGCCATTCCCATTAAATCACCACAG GAGCGGAATTGA